The Streptomyces sp. NBC_00286 nucleotide sequence TGTGCCGCCAGCAGATAGATGATCGACAGCAGCATGATGCCGGCGATCAGGAACATCCCGCCGTACAGCAGCGTGAGCCTTATCCGGATGGTCGGGCGCAGCCAGGGGAACGGGGGTTCCGGCCTCCGCGGGTCCCAGGAGGGCTTCGGAGGCGCCGTCGGCAGCGCATTCTTCGTGGCCACCACAGATCAGATCCGGTAACCGGAGCCGGGAACGGTCACGATGACCGGCGGCTCGCCGAGCTTGCGGCGCAAAGTCATCACTGTGACGCGCACGACATTGGTGAACGGATCGGTGTTCTCGTCCCAGGCCTTCTCCAGGAGCTGCTCGGCGGAGACCACGGCGCCCTCGCTGCGCAGCAGCACCTCCAGGACGGCGAACTCCTTGGGGGCGAGCTGGACCTCCTTGCCGTCGCGGAACACCTCGCGGCGGTTGGGGTCCAGCTTGATCCCGGCGCGCTCCAGGACGGGCGGCAGCGGCACGCTCGTACGCCGACCGAGGGCACGCACGCGTGCCGTCAGTTCGCTGAACGCGAAGGGCTTGGGGAGATAGTCGTCGGCGCCGATCTCCAGGCCCTCGACACGGTCGCTGACGTCTCCGGAGGCCGTGAGCATCAGCACGCGCGTGGGCATGCCCAGCTCGACGATCTTGCGGCAGACGTCGTCGCCGTGCACCAGTGGGAGGTCACGGTCGAGGACGACCACGTCGTAGTCGTTCACGCCGATGCGTTCCAGGGCGGCCGCACCGTCGTACACGACGTCGACGGCCATGGCCTCCCGGCGCAGTCCGGTGGCCACCGCATCGGCGAGCAGCTGCTCGTCCTCGACGACGAGTACGCGCACGTCGCTTGTCCTTCCTCTGTCCACCCGCGTAGCGCGCTTTCGGCGCACACGGGCAGGTCTGTCGGGGGGTGAGACCTCCATCCTGCCCTTTTCGGCCATAAGTCGGCTGTAAGGCGGGTGAGAGGGGGGTGAGAGGCCCGGGAATGCGAGATTTTCTCTTCCGGTTGAGGTTTCCACGGAAGGGAGTGCGGGGAGGACGGCTTTACACCCCGCGATCACGCTCTGCATGTGGCACACCACCATGTGGTACGCCACCAGCCGCTTCCGCAGAGCGGACGTGGGTGTCCGGCACCGTCGCCGCCCAGCACGGGCAGCGCTGGGCATCCACAGGAGACGTGATCGCCCCTTCCGAACGGCACACCCCCGTGCCACCGACCCACGACCCAGGACGAGGGGGCGCAGCATGGACGCATTCACCGCAGGACTTCTGCAGCGCATAAAGGCGACCGAGTCCGACCTGACGCGGGCTCGCGAGACCGGCGACG carries:
- a CDS encoding response regulator transcription factor — its product is MRVLVVEDEQLLADAVATGLRREAMAVDVVYDGAAALERIGVNDYDVVVLDRDLPLVHGDDVCRKIVELGMPTRVLMLTASGDVSDRVEGLEIGADDYLPKPFAFSELTARVRALGRRTSVPLPPVLERAGIKLDPNRREVFRDGKEVQLAPKEFAVLEVLLRSEGAVVSAEQLLEKAWDENTDPFTNVVRVTVMTLRRKLGEPPVIVTVPGSGYRI